The DNA window ATCATGACCGCGCAATTGTCGCGCGATGTCGGTGCATGGGCCACAGGGCTCAGGCGCGCGCATTTCCCGCGCAAGCAGAACTTCCTCGATGCGCATGTGACGCTGTTCCATGCGCTGCCGCCCTTCGCGCTGGAAGAGGTAAAGGGCTGTTGCGCGGTGCTGGCGGGTCAATACGGCCCCGTCGACGCCCGCGTGACGGGCGTGATGAACCTGGGGGGCGGCACTGCGATCAAGGTCGAAAGCGAAGGGATGGACCGGATTCGCGACGAGCTCCAGAATCGCTTTCACGGCCTGCTCACCCAGCAGGACCAAGGCGGCAAGAAGCTCCACATCACGATCCAGAACAAGGTTTCCAACAATCGCGCCAGCGCGGTGCAGGAGGAGATCGAGAAGGTCCTCAAGCCGCGCGATTTCCAGTTTCCCGCGCTCGAACTGCACCGCTACCGCGGCGGTCCGTGGGAACTGGTCCAGACTTACGCGTTCCGCGGCCTGTCGCGCGCCTGATCGGTGCTTGACCGGGCGCGCAACGCACCCTAAGTGCGCGCCTCGCCCGCGAGCCACGGCTCGCGCGAGGCCCGATTGGGGCGGAGTAGCTCAGGTGGTTAGAGCAGCGGAATCATAATCCGCGTGTCGGGGGTTCAAGTCCCTCCTCCGCTACCATTTCCAGACGTTTGTAGTGCGAGAGCACAGATGGTCCGGACCAGCTTGGTCGTGCCAAGTCGGGTTGTCAGCGCGCGCCCGGCCTCGCGCGCAAGGCGCTCGGGCCGAGGCGCATTGGCACCGAAACCCGGGCCGATGCGTTGATGGGTGATGGAAAAGACGATCGAAGACCTGCAGCGCGAAATGGAAGCCGCCGCGAACGCTCTCGATTTCGAGGAGGCACGGCGACTTCGTGACCAGATCAATCTCCTGCGGGGCGGAGCGGATGCTGCGGGTGCCGAACAGGCCGACACGTCGGGTCTGATCCGGCAACGGCCTGGCGCCATGGGCCTGGGCACGAGCAGACAGCGGCCGGTTCCGCCACCGGACTGGAAGCCGCCGCCGAAGCCCGATCTCAAGACGTCCGGCAAGTCGGGCCGGAAACGTAAGTGAGAACCTGAAATGACGGATTGCGCGCTTGCTGCACCGACGCTTTTGGCGCGGGTCGCGCGCGGAGAGGGTGTGGAGAAGCCGGTAACGTGTATTTCTGCGCCCGGGGCGAGCGTTTAGGGCGCGCGGGCG is part of the Alteriqipengyuania halimionae genome and encodes:
- a CDS encoding 2'-5' RNA ligase family protein; protein product: MENSDDAPLIMTAQLSRDVGAWATGLRRAHFPRKQNFLDAHVTLFHALPPFALEEVKGCCAVLAGQYGPVDARVTGVMNLGGGTAIKVESEGMDRIRDELQNRFHGLLTQQDQGGKKLHITIQNKVSNNRASAVQEEIEKVLKPRDFQFPALELHRYRGGPWELVQTYAFRGLSRA
- a CDS encoding UvrB/UvrC motif-containing protein codes for the protein MEKTIEDLQREMEAAANALDFEEARRLRDQINLLRGGADAAGAEQADTSGLIRQRPGAMGLGTSRQRPVPPPDWKPPPKPDLKTSGKSGRKRK